Part of the Acidobacteriota bacterium genome, ATTAAGATCAAAGACACGCTCGAGGGCGTTCCGGACCTTTTCATAATTCCCTTGCATGCTGTACGAATAGATCAGGAATGAATACACGTGCCCATAGTGCCACTGCTTGAAATCTTCCGTCAGGCCACTCATTGGAGTGCTCGCCGTCAATTCGTTGGCCTCTGCTGCGGTCTTGTAGTCGCCCATTCGCAAGTAGATGTGCGACGGCATGTGAATGATGTGGCCAAGCTCGGGTTGATCGAGTTTCAGTGATTGAATATTGTTGGCAGCTGCCAGAGCACGTTCCGGAGTCGGTGAATCTTCTACAGCGTGGATGTAGATATGCGTCAGGCCAAGATGCCTCGGATGCTTTTTGAGCCCGGCTTCAAGAACCTCGACCATCTTCTGAGCGCCACCGATCGCGGTGCCGTCGTTTCGCCATTTTCCCCAAAATGGGCCCGTATTCCCAATGCTCATCGCATATAGCGTGGCGGCGTCCGGGTCATCTGGTTGTCGCTTATGAACTTCGGCCATCGCGTCGCGATACGCGATATACAGATCGCTCTGTTTAGCTCCGGCGTCACCGGGGAGGAGTTTCGCAAGTGCTTCTATATATGATCTTTCATTCGCCGGCGAACTAAGCGAAAGGGCCTTGCGGATAGCCTCGTTCGCAGCTTTCATATCGCGGACGGCCCCGGACTTCGCGTTGCCGAGCCCGCTCTTTGCAAGAGCGACGCCCCACCATGCTATCGCGAGGTTCGGATCGAGTTCCGTTGCCCGGACGAAAGAACGAGCGGCATCGACCTCGTTGAAGGCGTAGTAAAGCGAGAGGCCTTGGTCAAAGTACCGCTGGGCCTCCTGATCCGATGTCGATACCTTGTGATTGACGAATCCCCTGCTATGGAGTAATGCGATCGGCTTCTCGGCGACCGGCGCAGCATGGGCGGCATGTTGCGTAAATGCGGAACTGCAGAGCAGCAGAATTGCGACGAGTGCGAGGTGTATTTTCACTATCTCTTCCTCCTTGGGGTTAGATCGCCGGTCGAGTGGAAGGCGTCGACTGAAAGTTAGTGCTTATATGCTCGATCAATGAGATCGACGCCTCAATGAAATAAATGGCTTTCGCTCGGACGGAGAACCGATCCAAACAGATCCGTCGTCGGTCTGTCGTTGCTATGCGGCGTATGATACGCCGATAACGAGTGAGATGTCCAACTATCAGCGGGACTCGAAGATAGCTTTTGCTGCATCGAGGTTTATGAACTTTCCACATCCGATCGGTGTGCCTCGGGACGGCCATTGGGCCAAACGTCGCGGTGCCGATCCCAATGACCGTACCGCGAGAATGCATCGGTCCATCAACATCTTGGGGCTGCATGCCCTAAATCACGCGTCTGAATTTTTGGTTACACACAATATATTGTGCTTGCCAGATATTGCCTTTTGATATTAAAGTAAAACCTGAATAAGGGAGGAGGTTAAGTTTGCTTACCGGAAGAGTATTGCTTTTGAACTTTTCTTACGAGCCGCTTGGCACCATTGGTGTTGCCCGGGCGGTGTGTCTGTGGTTTCGCGGCGCGGTCTTCATCGAAGAGCACGACGGCGACAACGTTCTCCGCTCTCCCTCGACGATTTTCCGTGTCCCATCTGTTATTCGGCTTCGGCATTATGTAAACGTCCGCCGCACGCGTCGTGAAACGACGATGAAGCGTGCCCGGATCTACATCCGCGACCGTTATCGCTGCCAGTATTGCGGCGACCATCGGCTCGCCAAAGACCTGACGCTCGACCACATTCTCCCGCGGGCACAGGGCGGCGAAAGCACTCCGGCGAACCTGGTCACGGCCTGCGTTGCCTGCAACCAGCGGAAAGGCAACCGCACGCCGGAGCAGGCGCGAATGCCGCTCCTGACCTCGCAAAAACTGCTGAGGCTCGGGCTCGACCATGTTCTGCTCTGCCACTACGCCGAATCGCGGCCGGAGTGGAAGAAGTACTTGTTCATGGATGATCTGGGCGATGAGCAGGTTCGGGCCGCGGCCTGACCTTTTTTGCTATAGATAAATCAACGCGGCCGGTCACGTCGATCGGCCGTTTTCTTTTTTCTCGGCGGAGTAGTTTAATTGGACAAAATCCCGGCCTCATAAGCCGAAGACTGTAGGTTCGAGTCCTGCCTCCGCGACCATTTTTTTGAGACGGCTATTCGGTTGCGTGACATTTGTCCGCATCCGGGTGTAAACTGCGTCTTTCAAAGTAAGCGAGGGCGTCCGAAACATTCCGGACGCTTTCGCTTTTTTGCATTGGAGAATATTGGCTATGCGATATTTTAGAAACGAGAAAGAGATACTCGACCTTGTGGCGAGCTTTGAATCGGCAACCATCGCTCGCGAGGATTGGCGGCACGCAGAGCACCTTGTCGTTGGGCTTTTCTATGCCGAGAGATACGGCTTGGAGGTCGGCACGGCCAGGATGCGTACGGGCATACTTCGGCTTCTGGAGAAGGGCTTTGGCGTAGATCTGTCGAAAGAAATGCCCTACCACGAGACCATTACGGTCTTTTGGATGCGAACGGCCTACGCGTTTCTGCTGATGACCCGCGGAGCCACAACGGTCGAAAGGACGAACGCCCTGATCGCCGCGTTCGATAAGGACTTCCCGCTCCGGTTCTACAGCCGCGAGCGGCTATTTTCGGAAGAGGCCCGGGCCGAATATATCAGCCCGGACCTTTTTCAGGAGGGGTCGTTGGAGGAAGAGATACATCGTTCGCTGATGCATGCCGAAGCGTTCGCGTGATCTGTGTCGTCCGCCTAGGCGACGGCGACGGCAGAGCGGCTCGCGTCTTTCATGGTCTCGGCCAGGATCGTATAGGCAGCCGCCCAAGCCTCTTCGGTCTCGCTCGTGAAATCGGACCCGAGGCCCTGTGCGAGTGTCCAGAGCAGTGCCGAACCCACGGTTTCGTAGTGCGAATCCTCGACGCCGTAGCCGGCATGCCTTGCCCCGAGCGACCGAACCGCCGGGACAATTTCATTAAGCCGATCGAGGCCCTTAACGGCGACGCCGATCATCTGCATCAACTTCTTTCCCTGTTCGCCGAGATCGCCTTTGAAGAGGCCTCGCAATGCAGGGTCGATCTCGAACAATCGGCCGTAGAAAAGTGCCGCGGCTTCGTCGGCCCGCGGGGCGATCTTGTCGAAGCTTTCCGTTACCAATTGGATCTGTTCATTCGTCATTGTTGTGTCCTCCTGATCTGGCTAAACGATGCGTATGATCACCCGCATATCGACAATATTCCGTGTCCTTTGCTTTAGGCTGTAACCGCGATTCATCTGTGACTGGTTGCCGTCAACCGTGTGTACTATCGTGCCAGGCCCTTGGCTGACGACGATGCCGATATGCCCGTTCTTCATCACATAAATGTCACCGGGGTAGCACGGACTTGTCCGCAAGATACAGTCCCGGTTTTCATTTGCCCACTTAGTCAGCTTGTACCCGCTCCAAAGCTTTTCCGGGATGAACGGCAGCGGCACAGCAAACTTATTTGCAGCCTCGCTCAGGCAGTAGTAAACGAAAAAGCCGCACCATTCGTGATTCGCCGATTTTGGCGAATGCGCCCGGGCTTTATAGATGTCGATCTGGGGCCCGCGATTCTGAGCCCCTACCTCTTTCACGCCCTTCGCCTCTTCCCGCAAGGCGACCACGGCCGCCTCGTATCTAACATGTTCGTATCTGTCCATCTTTTTCTCTCCGAGGAATAAAATCCAGAATCTGCGGCATAGGAGGCGGTCCTTATTGTTCGTTCCTTGCCGACCTCATCTTCCTCCATCTGAAGAAGAATGCGTTCGCGCAATGAAAGAACTATCATCGGCGAGAATTATTTTTCCCGACTTCGTGTGGTAAATTTGTCAACCTAAGGATTTGCGGGTTGTTTATCGGATGGCGGGAGTAGATTCAACGAATGTAACAGAGCTTTTGCGACGCTGGAGCGACGGCGATGAGGCAGCTTTGGCGGAGCTGACGCCGGTCGTCCACGACGAACTTCGGCGGATCGCCCGGCGGTATATGGCCCGCGAACGCGGCGACCACACGCTACAGCCGACGGCCTTGGTCAATGAGGCTTTCATTCGTCTGATCGGTTGGGACAATGCGAAGTTTGATAACCGCTCGCATTTTTACGGCGTCGCGGCTCAACTGATGCGGCGGATATTGGTCGATTTCGCCCGAAAGCGCCCGAAGCAGGACGGGACCGTTCTGCTCAAGCTTTCGATCGAAGCCGCCGCGGAAATGGACGGCTCGCCCGATCCTGAGATCCTGTCACTCGACGAAGCCCTCACCGCACTCGCCGAATTCGACGAGCGGAAAGCCCGCATCGTCGAACTCCGATTCTTCGGCGGACTATCCGTAGAGGAAACCGCCACAGCGATCGGCGTTGCCCCGATAACCATTATGCGCGAATGGCAGAAGGCCAAGGCGTGGTTGTACCTTCAACTCCAAAAGACCTGATAAAACAAGACTTAGTCGAAGAGTACTATCTCCCAGTTGATGTCGGCATATTTCGGTATATTGTAGAGAGCGTCAAATCCGTGAAACGTCCCTTTTCCTCTCCGGCCGACATCCTTTCGGTCGAAATCGTAAAGCCACATTGAGCTGTCGCCTTTGCCGTTACTTAGGCTGAACGTTCCCAAGCCGCGGCCTGTAGCCTTGTGTTGATACCAAGTGCCGCCGCTCGGGATTATGTGCATTCCCTCCGTTCGCGTCCAGGTATCAAAATCCCCGGAATACCATTTGTAGCTGACCTCCAACATCGCCTGAAGCCGGCCGTATGAAACAAGTACCGTCGTGATCTGTGCCATATTTCCTCCAATTAGCTGCGAACATAAGTTCGTGCAATCGGGAATGCGGTTCAGAGCCCGAAAACCTATCACCGGATCGGGAATTTTCCATTTGCCCTTCTAATTATGCTAACTTTGTGGCGATCCTGATTTTGTCCGTCGGTAGCACGGACAACCCTTTTTATGGACGCGGAACGCTGGAAAGAGATCGACGCGATACTCGACGCCGCACTCGAACTGCCGGCGGCGGAGCGGGAGGCGTTCATCGCAAGCCGTACGTCCCATGATGCCGAACTCGGGACCGCCGTCGCCGAACTCCTCAGGGCAGCCGCAAAGTCTGATCGTTTCATGGAGCGGCCGGCCATCAGCCTTGCCGCCGAATCGCTTGCCAACGCCGAGACCGAACGAACGAAGATCGGTCTGGTCGGTGCCGTAATTGCCAATTACCGTATCGAGCGAATGATCGGTGCCGGTGGAATGGGCGATGTTTATCTCGCCTTTGACGAAAAGCTGAAACGTAACGTCGCGCTCAAGATCCTGCCTCCCGAATTCAGCTCAAATGACGATCGCGTCATCCGCTTCGAACTTGAGGCTCGAGCCGTTTCGAAGCTAAACCATCCCGGTATCGTCACACTCTACGACATTGGCGTTTTTCAGGGTGTTAACTTCATCGCGACCGAGTTCGTTGAGGGCCGTACCTTGCGTGAGCTGATGAGGGGCGAGTTCAGGCTGCGCAATATCATTGCAAATTCCATCCAGATCTGCGACGCCCTTTCCGCTGCACATGAAAGCGGCATCGTCCATCGCGACATCAAGCCCGAGAACATAATGATCCGTCGCGACGGCTATGCAAAGGTGCTAGATTTCGGCCTGGCGAAGCTTACCGAGGTAGGGCCGGAATCGCTGCAGGGCTTTTCCGCGACCCAGAATGGCAGCATAATCGGCACGCCTGCCTATATGTCGCCGGTGCAGATAACGGGCGATAAGATCGACCGCAGGACCGACCTCTGGAGTGCCGGTGTCGTGCTGTGCGAATTCCTGACCGGCAAGCATCCCTTCAAAGAAAAGG contains:
- a CDS encoding HNH endonuclease; translation: MLTGRVLLLNFSYEPLGTIGVARAVCLWFRGAVFIEEHDGDNVLRSPSTIFRVPSVIRLRHYVNVRRTRRETTMKRARIYIRDRYRCQYCGDHRLAKDLTLDHILPRAQGGESTPANLVTACVACNQRKGNRTPEQARMPLLTSQKLLRLGLDHVLLCHYAESRPEWKKYLFMDDLGDEQVRAAA
- a CDS encoding hemin receptor; the encoded protein is MTNEQIQLVTESFDKIAPRADEAAALFYGRLFEIDPALRGLFKGDLGEQGKKLMQMIGVAVKGLDRLNEIVPAVRSLGARHAGYGVEDSHYETVGSALLWTLAQGLGSDFTSETEEAWAAAYTILAETMKDASRSAVAVA
- a CDS encoding sigma-70 family RNA polymerase sigma factor encodes the protein MAGVDSTNVTELLRRWSDGDEAALAELTPVVHDELRRIARRYMARERGDHTLQPTALVNEAFIRLIGWDNAKFDNRSHFYGVAAQLMRRILVDFARKRPKQDGTVLLKLSIEAAAEMDGSPDPEILSLDEALTALAEFDERKARIVELRFFGGLSVEETATAIGVAPITIMREWQKAKAWLYLQLQKT